One genomic window of bacterium includes the following:
- a CDS encoding ABC transporter substrate-binding protein — protein sequence MTRLALRIFVLALVVTLVAIPTTPTGAQQPRRGGVLRMAHIGEPPTLDLHTTTALIVQDIMLHVYEGLFTLNSGFAPKPMLVDTWKISPNRLTYTFNLRKGVRFHHGRELNGDDVVVSLSRWGRLSTRGRALFAVTQSLSTPDAHTIVLRLKEPYGLVLVDLALALQGAVIYPKEVIEEAGAGPVRRFIGTGPYRFVEYAPDRHVRLDRFDGYSARSEEPDGFAGRKVAYFDSIYIVPVPDVAVRIAGVTRGEFQFAESVPQDDFTRLQGDPNLVPFVPPVPLWLTTVFNKRSGPFVNPKMRQAWLAALDMEAIMRGTFGNPKFWRLDPALLPKPHYMWTDVGKERYNQKNTERARQLLTEAGYRGEPIKWMTTMEYQAYGISAQIAKPMLERAGFVFDFQVVDWATLISRRARPELWDALNTAQLTFPDPTQVLVLSSTWPGWYESRDMQAMMTLLARHTDPKVRMDIWKRAQRLFWEDVPAIKYGDYFPLHLHRKELKGYTGQPGHAFWNVWWEGR from the coding sequence TTGACACGCTTGGCGCTTCGCATCTTCGTGCTGGCGCTCGTCGTCACGCTGGTGGCGATTCCGACCACCCCCACAGGGGCGCAGCAGCCCCGCCGCGGAGGGGTTCTTCGCATGGCGCACATCGGTGAGCCGCCCACCCTGGACCTGCACACGACCACGGCGCTCATCGTCCAGGACATCATGCTGCACGTCTACGAGGGGCTCTTCACGTTGAACAGCGGGTTTGCGCCGAAGCCGATGCTGGTTGACACCTGGAAGATCAGCCCGAACCGGTTGACCTACACGTTCAATCTGCGCAAGGGCGTGCGCTTCCACCACGGCCGGGAATTGAACGGCGACGATGTGGTGGTTTCGCTCTCGCGTTGGGGTCGACTGTCCACGCGCGGCCGGGCGCTGTTCGCGGTGACCCAGTCGCTGTCTACGCCGGACGCCCACACCATCGTGCTCAGACTCAAGGAACCCTACGGGCTGGTCCTGGTGGACCTGGCCTTAGCGCTGCAGGGGGCGGTCATCTATCCTAAGGAGGTCATCGAGGAGGCCGGGGCAGGACCCGTTCGCCGCTTCATCGGTACCGGACCATACCGATTCGTCGAGTACGCACCCGACCGGCACGTACGGCTCGATCGGTTCGACGGGTACAGCGCGCGGAGTGAGGAGCCCGATGGGTTCGCGGGCCGCAAGGTGGCATACTTCGACTCGATTTACATCGTGCCCGTTCCCGATGTAGCCGTCCGCATCGCCGGCGTCACGCGCGGCGAGTTCCAGTTCGCCGAGAGCGTGCCCCAGGATGACTTCACAAGGCTGCAGGGCGATCCCAACCTGGTGCCCTTTGTCCCGCCGGTGCCGCTGTGGCTGACCACCGTGTTCAACAAGCGGTCCGGTCCGTTTGTCAACCCCAAGATGCGGCAGGCATGGCTGGCAGCCCTGGACATGGAAGCGATCATGCGCGGGACGTTCGGCAACCCGAAGTTCTGGCGTCTGGATCCGGCGCTGCTCCCGAAGCCGCACTACATGTGGACCGACGTCGGCAAGGAGCGGTACAACCAGAAGAACACCGAGCGGGCGCGCCAGCTCCTGACCGAGGCGGGGTACCGCGGCGAGCCGATCAAGTGGATGACCACCATGGAGTACCAGGCCTACGGGATTTCGGCCCAGATCGCCAAGCCGATGTTGGAGCGGGCGGGTTTCGTGTTCGACTTCCAGGTGGTGGACTGGGCGACGCTGATCTCGCGTCGGGCGCGGCCGGAGCTTTGGGACGCGCTCAACACAGCGCAGCTCACCTTCCCTGACCCCACGCAGGTGCTGGTGCTCAGCTCGACCTGGCCGGGTTGGTACGAGAGCCGCGACATGCAGGCGATGATGACGCTGCTCGCCCGGCACACCGACCCGAAGGTCCGCATGGATATCTGGAAGCGCGCGCAGCGACTGTTTTGGGAGGACGTGCCGGCTATCAAGTACGGCGACTACTTCCCACTGCACCTGCACCGGAAGGAGCTGAAGGGTTACACCGGACAGCCCGGGCACGCATTCTGGAACGTGTGGTGGGAGGGGCGATAG
- the dapF gene encoding diaminopimelate epimerase — protein MTPPPGQNWIVKSHALGNDYLVLDPSALTFELTSRAIQRICDRHLGVGSDGILALVPTSRADFGLRIYNPDGSEAEKSGNGLRIFAKFLFDHGYTDRTAFTVDTPGGIAGMTLHLAGGRIEQMTVDVGRATFQSTEIPATGPPREMVDEIIEVGDQRLEITAVSVGNPHCVVFVPDLDLIDLHRLGPLLETHPLFPKRTNVQFAQVVARDRVQILIWERGVGETMASGTSASAVAAASVREDMTDREITVSAPGGDLRVVVGEDWSIRVTGPASEVYSGTLSADLVAAIGGFS, from the coding sequence ATGACGCCCCCCCCAGGGCAGAACTGGATAGTGAAGTCCCACGCGCTGGGCAACGACTACCTGGTGCTCGACCCCTCCGCGCTCACCTTCGAGCTGACCTCCCGGGCGATACAGCGCATCTGCGACCGGCACCTGGGTGTCGGTTCCGATGGGATCCTGGCGCTCGTTCCGACTTCGCGCGCGGATTTCGGCCTGCGCATCTACAACCCCGACGGCAGCGAGGCCGAGAAGAGCGGCAACGGCCTGCGCATCTTCGCCAAGTTCCTCTTCGACCACGGGTACACCGATCGGACGGCCTTCACCGTGGACACGCCCGGCGGGATCGCAGGCATGACGCTTCACCTGGCTGGCGGTCGTATCGAGCAGATGACGGTGGACGTGGGGCGCGCGACCTTTCAAAGCACCGAGATCCCGGCCACGGGACCGCCCCGCGAGATGGTGGACGAGATCATCGAAGTTGGCGACCAGCGGCTGGAGATCACGGCGGTTTCGGTCGGCAACCCGCACTGCGTCGTCTTCGTGCCGGACCTGGATCTGATTGACCTGCACCGGCTCGGGCCGCTCCTGGAGACCCATCCTCTCTTTCCCAAACGCACGAACGTGCAGTTCGCGCAGGTGGTTGCGCGCGACCGGGTGCAGATCCTCATCTGGGAGCGCGGCGTCGGCGAGACGATGGCTTCGGGTACCAGCGCCAGCGCCGTCGCGGCCGCCTCGGTGCGCGAGGACATGACCGACCGCGAGATCACAGTCTCGGCCCCCGGAGGAGACCTGCGCGTAGTCGTGGGCGAAGACTGGAGCATTCGGGTGACCGGCCCGGCGTCCGAGGTCTACTCGGGGACGCTCAGCGCCGATCTCGTGGCAGCGATTGGAGGGTTCTCATGA
- the apgM gene encoding 2,3-bisphosphoglycerate-independent phosphoglycerate mutase → MSRKILYVILDGVGDRPIPSLGGRTPLEAAHTPHLDRLAASGEQGLVTTVGEGIAPESDVAVVAILGYDPMVYHVGRGPLEALGAGLDFGGGDLALRGNFATGGEGALIVDRRVGRNLSSQEAHVLAEAVTAQIDLESAPARVVVAATIGHRCAVVFHPTEGRLSAQISNTDPAYARIGGMGVARATFGNQVEECVPLDGSTEARAAAALVNEFTRKSRKIMDAHPLNARRRAAGKLAGNLILLRDGGDHLPQVPSIHERFGVRLGCFVEMPVERGIARYLGMGVVEIPHGTSGSRAEAYQTWARRALEVLPQYDGLYMHLKGPDEPGHDGDFTAKQQVIEEIDAHFFGNLLPALDPSAAIVAVTADHATPCEVRGHSPDPVPLLIGGGSTVPDGAGRFTEAAAAKGALGHLRGIEILPLLVGRR, encoded by the coding sequence ATGAGCCGCAAGATCCTCTATGTGATCCTGGATGGTGTCGGCGACCGGCCGATCCCCTCGCTTGGAGGCCGCACGCCCTTGGAGGCCGCGCATACCCCGCACCTTGACCGCCTGGCCGCCTCCGGCGAGCAGGGTCTGGTTACCACTGTCGGGGAAGGGATCGCGCCCGAATCTGACGTGGCCGTGGTCGCCATCCTCGGGTACGATCCGATGGTCTATCACGTCGGCCGGGGCCCGCTGGAGGCGCTGGGCGCCGGGCTGGACTTCGGCGGGGGCGACTTGGCGCTGCGCGGCAACTTCGCCACCGGCGGGGAGGGCGCCCTGATCGTTGACCGGCGCGTAGGCCGCAACCTTTCCTCACAAGAGGCGCACGTGCTGGCCGAAGCGGTCACCGCGCAGATCGATCTAGAGAGCGCGCCCGCCAGGGTAGTCGTGGCCGCGACGATCGGCCACCGCTGCGCGGTGGTTTTTCATCCCACAGAGGGACGCCTGAGCGCCCAGATCTCGAACACCGATCCGGCCTATGCGCGCATCGGCGGCATGGGCGTCGCCCGCGCCACGTTCGGGAACCAGGTCGAGGAGTGCGTGCCGCTCGATGGATCGACCGAGGCGCGCGCGGCTGCGGCGCTGGTGAACGAGTTCACCCGGAAGAGCCGCAAGATCATGGATGCGCACCCACTCAACGCCCGGCGGCGGGCCGCGGGAAAGCTGGCCGGCAACCTGATCCTGCTGCGCGACGGCGGCGACCATCTGCCGCAGGTTCCCTCGATACACGAGCGTTTTGGCGTACGGCTGGGGTGCTTCGTGGAGATGCCGGTCGAGCGTGGGATCGCGCGCTACCTTGGGATGGGCGTGGTTGAGATACCTCACGGCACCTCCGGCAGCCGCGCCGAGGCCTACCAGACATGGGCGCGCCGCGCGCTGGAAGTGCTACCCCAGTACGACGGTCTCTACATGCACCTGAAGGGGCCGGATGAGCCCGGGCACGACGGGGATTTCACGGCCAAGCAGCAGGTCATCGAGGAGATTGACGCGCACTTCTTCGGCAATCTGCTACCGGCGCTCGATCCCTCCGCGGCCATCGTCGCCGTGACCGCGGACCACGCGACCCCCTGCGAGGTGCGCGGTCACTCGCCCGACCCGGTGCCCCTTCTGATAGGCGGCGGGAGCACGGTGCCCGACGGCGCCGGCCGATTCACCGAGGCCGCCGCGGCCAAAGGAGCGCTGGGGCACCTGCGCGGCATCGAGATCCTGCCGCTGCTGGTGGGGCGGAGGTAG
- a CDS encoding PaaI family thioesterase, with protein MDHPEITNRWPGHCFGCSPSNPRGLRLRFWRSEQGCYTKYAVPEHLCGFDRVAHGGIIATLLDEVSAWTVIACLGRLGVTREISIRYLRPVPTGTEVYVRGQVVSHDDRIAVVSASITLPGRSEHEVLVDSTSTWALPKLSSIARMAGLDEQALREYLEAMGQS; from the coding sequence GTGGACCACCCTGAGATCACCAACAGATGGCCGGGCCACTGCTTCGGCTGCTCGCCGTCCAACCCGCGCGGGCTGCGCCTTCGCTTCTGGCGCTCGGAGCAGGGCTGCTATACCAAGTACGCCGTCCCCGAGCACCTTTGCGGCTTCGACAGGGTTGCCCACGGAGGGATCATCGCGACGCTCTTGGATGAAGTGTCGGCCTGGACCGTCATAGCGTGTCTGGGCCGGCTGGGGGTCACCCGCGAGATCTCGATCCGCTACCTCAGGCCCGTGCCGACAGGCACCGAGGTGTACGTCAGGGGGCAGGTCGTCAGCCACGATGATAGGATCGCGGTGGTGAGCGCGTCCATCACTCTTCCCGGGCGCTCGGAACACGAGGTGCTCGTTGACAGCACGAGCACGTGGGCGCTGCCAAAACTCTCTAGCATCGCCAGGATGGCAGGGCTGGATGAGCAGGCCCTGCGGGAGTACCTGGAAGCCATGGGGCAGAGCTAG
- a CDS encoding SLC13 family permease, whose amino-acid sequence MSLEQILALAIFIATYALALSRRIKIAYVSLTAAVLLVALRILTPHEVLTQALKWDVLGIYWGFMMVSIAFMDSGAPKLLAERILKAAHAEKHAILYLAASTAFLSVWMENVGVVLMMAPIALAISRRLNTSLFPYMVVIGISSNVVTTVTMVADPPSIILAIETGMKFMDFYWFQGRIGLGTLTVVAVIAALLTLLFQFRHMSRRIDLAVDEVPVTYGATVLFVVSVAILAFGHGRGLSPGIVGVAAGGAALLLNRRRFRAMFVEFDWNSFAFIMGIFVVAHSLRSTGLLREFAGLLHGAGLKTPALAMGALIWISVAISSFVDNVPFTVLMIPVAQDLAGLLGTSAWPLLFGMLVGTGSGGNITPVGATANVFACGFLEKHGERVDLGRYMKISVPFTLVAVGVAHILLYILWLR is encoded by the coding sequence ATGAGCCTCGAACAGATCCTGGCACTGGCGATCTTCATCGCGACGTACGCCCTCGCCCTGAGCCGCCGGATCAAGATCGCCTACGTGTCGCTGACCGCGGCGGTGCTGCTGGTCGCGCTGCGCATCCTGACGCCGCACGAGGTCCTCACGCAGGCCCTGAAGTGGGACGTTCTGGGCATCTACTGGGGCTTCATGATGGTCTCGATAGCCTTCATGGACAGCGGGGCTCCAAAGCTCCTGGCGGAGCGCATCCTGAAGGCCGCCCACGCCGAGAAGCACGCCATCCTCTACCTGGCCGCCTCGACCGCGTTCCTGTCCGTCTGGATGGAGAACGTGGGCGTGGTTCTGATGATGGCGCCGATCGCGCTGGCGATCAGCAGGCGGCTGAACACCTCCCTCTTCCCGTACATGGTCGTCATAGGAATATCGTCCAACGTCGTCACGACCGTGACCATGGTGGCAGACCCGCCGTCAATCATCCTTGCCATCGAGACCGGGATGAAGTTCATGGACTTCTACTGGTTCCAGGGGCGGATAGGGCTGGGAACGCTGACGGTCGTCGCGGTCATCGCGGCGTTGCTCACCCTGCTGTTCCAGTTCCGCCACATGTCCAGGCGGATTGACCTGGCGGTGGACGAGGTGCCGGTCACCTACGGGGCGACGGTCCTGTTCGTGGTCTCGGTCGCAATCCTGGCCTTCGGCCACGGGCGCGGCCTCTCGCCCGGGATCGTAGGCGTGGCGGCCGGCGGCGCTGCGCTGTTGCTCAACCGCCGGCGGTTCCGCGCGATGTTCGTCGAGTTCGACTGGAACTCGTTCGCCTTCATCATGGGCATCTTCGTGGTGGCGCACTCGCTGCGGTCCACCGGGCTGCTGCGGGAGTTCGCGGGGCTGCTGCACGGGGCAGGGCTCAAGACGCCTGCTCTGGCCATGGGCGCCCTGATCTGGATCTCGGTGGCGATCTCTTCGTTCGTGGACAACGTGCCGTTCACGGTGTTGATGATTCCGGTGGCCCAGGACCTGGCCGGGCTGCTGGGGACGAGCGCGTGGCCGCTGCTGTTCGGAATGCTGGTCGGCACCGGCAGCGGCGGAAACATTACCCCGGTCGGCGCCACGGCCAACGTCTTCGCCTGCGGCTTTCTGGAGAAGCACGGCGAGCGGGTAGACCTGGGCCGCTACATGAAGATCAGCGTGCCCTTCACCCTGGTGGCCGTGGGCGTAGCCCACATCCTGCTCTACATCCTCTGGCTGCGCTAG
- a CDS encoding zinc ribbon domain-containing protein: MGSGEDSMSRQVSAGRKTAYYLGVVVMIIGGLMFASVFVTLAMLAGRDSDPETVIGSFLIRAFGGLALVAVGGAIRAVGARGLAGSGVVLDPERARQELEPYARMAGGMVKDALDEAQIKAGTGGPQRIVMVRCPSCRKLNEEDSKFCQECGKGL; the protein is encoded by the coding sequence TTGGGCAGCGGGGAGGACAGCATGAGCAGGCAGGTATCTGCTGGCAGAAAGACCGCCTACTACCTGGGCGTCGTTGTCATGATCATCGGCGGCCTCATGTTCGCATCCGTGTTTGTCACGCTTGCGATGCTTGCCGGGAGAGACTCAGATCCAGAAACGGTGATCGGGTCCTTCCTGATTCGCGCCTTCGGGGGACTGGCGCTCGTGGCCGTTGGTGGCGCAATCAGGGCAGTTGGAGCCCGTGGCCTGGCCGGTTCTGGCGTGGTTCTGGATCCGGAACGGGCACGGCAGGAACTCGAACCCTACGCTCGAATGGCAGGCGGCATGGTCAAAGATGCATTGGATGAGGCCCAGATCAAGGCCGGAACAGGCGGGCCGCAGAGAATCGTTATGGTCAGATGTCCCTCCTGCCGAAAGCTGAACGAAGAGGACTCTAAGTTCTGCCAAGAATGCGGGAAGGGCCTCTGA
- a CDS encoding MFS transporter, with translation MKERAQPDLWLPGICASRFFMNMIHMTYAACLPVLRASWGMSAAQAGSVATGFQVGYAISLLGFSWLADRVGARRIFLISGAMSTIAALGFALFARSYASGLALFTLTALAQGGTYTTAIMLISDRYRSQHRGAALGWLIAASSLSHAASLLVTGAVLPRGGYQAAFLVTAAGPLAGMLVGWFALRGTANVIHPGEEGSGAGVELLRNPHATRLIVSYTGHSWELLGMWAWAPAFVAASLAVSGAMTLRAAELGAYLSASFHLMGWVASSSMGYLSDKLGRRTVILALAATSAACSFSFGWLVGGPLLIIAVVGAVYGFTALGDSPVLSVALTEAVRPAYLGSALAIRSLVGFGAGAVSPVVFGLVLDATNPAGAPASGWGWAFAVLGIGGLAAVLSAWGLPRTRRVSFREV, from the coding sequence GTGAAGGAGCGCGCCCAGCCCGACCTTTGGCTGCCGGGGATCTGCGCCTCGCGCTTCTTCATGAACATGATCCACATGACTTATGCCGCATGCCTGCCCGTGCTCAGGGCGTCGTGGGGCATGTCCGCGGCCCAGGCAGGTTCGGTGGCCACCGGTTTCCAGGTCGGCTACGCGATCTCCCTGCTGGGCTTCTCTTGGCTGGCCGATCGGGTCGGCGCCCGGCGCATCTTCCTGATTTCCGGCGCCATGAGCACGATTGCCGCGCTGGGGTTTGCGCTCTTTGCGCGGTCGTACGCTTCCGGGCTGGCGCTGTTCACGCTGACCGCGCTCGCACAGGGAGGCACGTACACCACGGCCATCATGCTTATCTCCGACCGCTACCGTTCGCAGCACCGCGGCGCGGCCCTGGGCTGGCTGATCGCTGCCTCTTCGCTGAGCCACGCGGCGTCGCTGCTGGTCACGGGTGCCGTGCTGCCTCGGGGCGGCTATCAGGCGGCGTTCCTGGTGACCGCCGCCGGCCCACTTGCAGGGATGCTCGTCGGATGGTTCGCCCTGCGGGGGACGGCCAACGTGATCCATCCTGGCGAGGAGGGGTCCGGTGCCGGGGTCGAACTGCTGCGCAACCCGCATGCAACGCGCCTGATCGTCAGCTACACGGGCCATTCGTGGGAACTGCTGGGCATGTGGGCGTGGGCGCCGGCGTTTGTGGCCGCCAGCCTGGCCGTATCCGGGGCGATGACGCTACGGGCCGCCGAGCTCGGCGCCTACCTTTCGGCTTCCTTCCACCTCATGGGTTGGGTGGCGTCATCGTCTATGGGGTACCTTTCGGACAAGCTCGGGCGCCGCACGGTTATTCTCGCCCTGGCCGCGACTAGCGCCGCATGCTCGTTCAGTTTCGGGTGGCTGGTGGGAGGGCCGCTCTTGATCATCGCCGTCGTGGGCGCGGTCTACGGCTTCACGGCGCTGGGCGACTCGCCGGTGCTCTCGGTCGCCCTGACGGAGGCGGTGCGCCCTGCCTATCTCGGTTCGGCCCTGGCCATCCGGTCGCTCGTGGGATTCGGCGCTGGTGCGGTATCGCCGGTCGTCTTCGGCCTGGTACTGGACGCGACCAATCCCGCAGGGGCGCCCGCATCCGGCTGGGGATGGGCTTTTGCCGTGCTGGGCATCGGAGGGCTGGCTGCGGTGCTGTCCGCCTGGGGCCTGCCGCGCACGCGGCGGGTATCCTTCCGGGAGGTGTGA
- a CDS encoding D-alanine--D-alanine ligase, producing MRRLRVGVLMGGPSPEREISLSTGRHVAAALDPTRYDVVPLEAPAAGAWFPPTDMDVAFVAMHGPFGEDGTVQGMLEFAGIPYTGSGVLASALAMDKRRSRQLMAFNGVPVPGYLVVDRALLAARGSSLVEEVRQTLGFPCVVKPNALGSSIGVSLVRQPEGLADALAAALALDQTALVEEYLTGTELTCAILDDPERGAPVALPLVEIVPKREFFTFEAKYTPGAADEICPARLPAAAVWRAQAAALRAYRVLGCRDFARVDLFVREADVAVLEVNTIPGLTERSLFPKAALAAGLEFPAQVERLIAAALRRARRPSQEVQEG from the coding sequence GTGAGGCGGCTGCGCGTCGGCGTGCTCATGGGCGGCCCGTCGCCGGAGCGCGAGATATCGCTCTCCACCGGCCGCCACGTCGCGGCTGCGCTCGATCCCACACGCTACGATGTGGTACCGTTGGAGGCGCCGGCCGCAGGCGCGTGGTTCCCTCCCACGGACATGGACGTGGCGTTTGTCGCCATGCACGGTCCTTTCGGAGAGGACGGAACGGTTCAGGGCATGCTGGAGTTCGCCGGCATTCCCTACACGGGCTCCGGCGTCCTGGCCAGCGCCCTGGCCATGGACAAGCGACGGTCGCGCCAGCTTATGGCGTTCAACGGCGTGCCGGTGCCCGGCTACTTGGTAGTGGACCGCGCCTTGCTCGCGGCCAGAGGCTCCTCGCTGGTGGAGGAGGTGCGGCAGACGTTGGGCTTCCCCTGCGTGGTCAAGCCTAATGCCCTGGGCAGCAGCATCGGGGTAAGCTTGGTTCGCCAGCCGGAGGGCCTGGCGGATGCGCTGGCGGCAGCACTGGCCCTGGATCAGACGGCTCTCGTGGAAGAGTACCTGACGGGCACCGAGCTGACCTGCGCTATCCTCGACGATCCCGAGCGCGGCGCGCCGGTGGCGCTGCCCCTGGTGGAGATCGTGCCCAAGCGGGAGTTCTTCACCTTCGAAGCCAAGTATACTCCGGGCGCGGCCGACGAAATCTGCCCGGCGCGCCTGCCCGCTGCGGCGGTCTGGCGGGCGCAGGCGGCCGCGCTGCGCGCCTACCGCGTGCTGGGTTGCAGGGACTTCGCGCGCGTGGACCTCTTCGTCCGCGAGGCGGACGTCGCGGTGCTCGAGGTGAATACGATTCCCGGCCTGACCGAGCGGAGTCTCTTTCCGAAGGCCGCGCTGGCCGCGGGGCTGGAGTTCCCGGCCCAGGTGGAGCGCCTTATCGCGGCCGCGCTACGCCGTGCCCGGAGGCCATCCCAGGAGGTGCAAGAAGGATGA
- a CDS encoding nitroreductase/quinone reductase family protein — protein MREGPLINSFVQGVASSRLGAWFLSRTLHHLDRLVLRVTGGRTTMTGLLTGLPVVVLTATGARSGLPRTLPLLCVRDELTPNAFALVASNWGGRHNPAWYSNLKANPRAVVSVGGQVGEYVAREASGGEYERLWRLAEDTYAGFRLYKARACGRRIPIVIMTVSTA, from the coding sequence ATGCGGGAAGGGCCTCTGATCAACTCCTTTGTGCAGGGGGTTGCTTCGTCTCGGCTGGGAGCCTGGTTCCTTTCTCGCACCCTGCACCATCTCGACCGCCTCGTTCTCAGGGTGACCGGGGGCCGCACGACCATGACCGGCCTCTTGACAGGTCTGCCGGTCGTCGTCTTGACAGCCACCGGCGCCAGGAGCGGGCTGCCGCGCACGCTTCCTCTGCTGTGCGTTCGCGACGAGCTTACCCCGAATGCTTTCGCCCTCGTCGCCTCGAACTGGGGAGGGCGACACAACCCGGCCTGGTACTCTAACCTGAAGGCGAACCCCCGCGCGGTGGTTTCCGTGGGCGGTCAGGTTGGGGAGTACGTCGCACGCGAAGCAAGCGGAGGGGAGTACGAGAGGCTCTGGCGGCTGGCAGAGGACACCTATGCGGGCTTCCGGCTGTACAAGGCGCGCGCTTGTGGGAGGCGCATCCCGATAGTGATCATGACGGTGAGCACCGCGTGA
- a CDS encoding lysophospholipid acyltransferase family protein, which produces MRALLRPLFCFRVEGLERFPAGPAVLVANHPSALDPLFLAAAVSERLLFLAAAEFFALPAVGWAMRTYGCIPVRRGEVDSGAVREALRALAAGRKVAVFPEGRVTPHPDGRPGLRGAALLASRATVPLIPFAIAGTGRVFPLGAWFPRPGRVAVRIGPPLPPPGAERASQDAATEAAMTWIHAHSAR; this is translated from the coding sequence GTGCGGGCCCTCCTTAGACCCCTCTTCTGTTTCCGGGTCGAAGGCCTCGAACGCTTTCCCGCAGGCCCTGCGGTCCTCGTCGCCAACCACCCAAGCGCGCTGGACCCCCTGTTTCTGGCCGCGGCCGTGTCCGAGCGCCTGCTGTTTCTAGCCGCGGCGGAGTTCTTCGCGCTGCCCGCGGTGGGATGGGCGATGCGGACCTACGGGTGCATACCGGTGCGCCGCGGCGAGGTGGATTCCGGTGCGGTGCGCGAGGCGCTGCGCGCGTTGGCGGCGGGGCGCAAGGTGGCGGTCTTCCCTGAAGGCCGCGTGACCCCACATCCGGATGGGCGCCCGGGGCTTCGTGGCGCCGCGCTGCTGGCCTCACGCGCCACGGTGCCGTTGATTCCGTTTGCGATCGCGGGGACTGGGCGGGTTTTCCCTCTGGGTGCTTGGTTTCCCAGGCCCGGCCGGGTGGCTGTGCGGATCGGCCCGCCGCTGCCGCCGCCTGGTGCCGAACGGGCGTCGCAGGACGCGGCCACCGAGGCGGCCATGACCTGGATCCACGCGCACAGCGCGCGCTAG
- a CDS encoding FadR/GntR family transcriptional regulator: protein MSDHRTNPQPVRRTKIYEEVAARIRRLISEGRLKPGDKLPPERELAAAMGVSRTSVRDAIRTLEATGLLEPRQGHGTVIRELSAAGVVAPIASALWVSPDLVADVMAFRKVIEPALARQAALRATPDEVRQLEAILAGQAARVEAGGAFHGLIARAARNQVALMVVELLMHLLRDDRERALRGRGRPQHSLRGHRLIMEAIRRRDGGAAELAMLAHLEQIEAMLLPVRARVPAGTDGSE from the coding sequence ATGTCGGACCATCGGACCAATCCACAGCCCGTGCGCCGCACGAAGATCTACGAAGAGGTGGCGGCGCGTATTCGGCGCCTCATCTCCGAGGGGCGGCTTAAACCCGGAGATAAGCTCCCGCCCGAGCGCGAACTGGCCGCGGCCATGGGCGTAAGCCGCACCTCGGTCCGCGATGCCATCCGCACGCTGGAAGCGACCGGCCTGCTTGAGCCCCGGCAGGGCCACGGCACGGTGATTCGGGAACTCTCTGCCGCCGGAGTGGTGGCGCCCATCGCATCGGCACTGTGGGTCAGTCCCGACCTCGTGGCCGATGTCATGGCCTTCCGCAAAGTGATTGAACCCGCCCTGGCCCGTCAGGCCGCCCTGCGCGCGACACCCGACGAGGTACGCCAGTTGGAGGCGATCCTCGCAGGCCAGGCGGCCCGCGTCGAGGCGGGAGGCGCCTTCCACGGCCTGATTGCGCGTGCGGCGCGCAACCAGGTGGCGCTGATGGTAGTCGAGTTGCTGATGCACCTGCTGCGCGATGACCGCGAGCGGGCGCTTCGGGGACGGGGCCGGCCGCAGCATTCGCTGCGCGGGCACCGGCTCATCATGGAGGCCATCCGCCGGCGGGATGGTGGCGCGGCCGAACTGGCCATGCTGGCGCACCTCGAGCAGATCGAAGCGATGCTGCTTCCCGTCCGGGCGCGCGTGCCCGCGGGAACGGACGGCAGCGAGTAG